The DNA sequence TTTCTCCCATAAAAATAATACATTCTAAATGCATCAATGCACAAATCGTAGCTGTTGCCACCCCATGTTGTCCTGCACCTGTTTCTGCAATAATTTTTCTTTTTCCTAACTTTTTTGCCAGTAAAACTTGACCAATTGCATTATTTATTTTATGTGATCCTGTATGATTGAGATCTTCTCGTTTAAGATAAATTTTAGCATTATATTGATTGGAATACTTTTCGCAAAAAAATAAGGGAGTAGGTCTTCCGACATAATTTTTTAATAATTTTTTATATAATTTTTGATATTCATAACTTGTAATAATACTTTTATATTTACACTGTAATTCTGTTATATTATCATGTAACATTTCAGGAATAAAAGCACCTCCAAATTCTCCATAGAATCCATTTTTATCAACAGATAATTTCATAATTTTTTTATTTTTTTTATAAAGGTTTTTAACTTGATGTCATCTTTTTTTCCTGGAAAGAATTCAAATTTGCTATTAATATCGATTCCAAATATTTCTGAGTGATAAAAATTTTGGATTTTATCAAAATCTTGTATTCCAATTCCTCCACTTAAAAAAAACGGAACTTGAAAAGTATATTCATGAAGTTTTTTCCAGCAAAATTTCTGACCACTTCCTCCATAATAAATTGTATCACTATCAAATAAGAAATAAGTACAAAAAGGTACATAATCTATAATTTTTTTAAAATCAAAAAAATCATTTATTCTGAAAACTTTAATTAAATTCAATCCTTTTTGAAATAA is a window from the Blattabacterium cuenoti STAT genome containing:
- a CDS encoding phosphoribosylanthranilate isomerase, with amino-acid sequence MKHKLKIKICGMKFDIQKISDLLPDFIGFIFYPNSPRFVGFDFVIPKLKNKILKTGVFVNESEENILKMKKKNKLDFIQLHGMESPFYCERLFQKGLNLIKVFRINDFFDFKKIIDYVPFCTYFLFDSDTIYYGGSGQKFCWKKLHEYTFQVPFFLSGGIGIQDFDKIQNFYHSEIFGIDINSKFEFFPGKKDDIKLKTFIKKIKKL